Sequence from the Rutidosis leptorrhynchoides isolate AG116_Rl617_1_P2 chromosome 3, CSIRO_AGI_Rlap_v1, whole genome shotgun sequence genome:
aggaaagttagctcctcggtttattggaccgtttaaggttttagctcgtgttggtgaggtcgcgtatcgcgtggaattacccgaagagcttgcggggatccataatacatttcatgtttcccacctccgtaagtgtcttgcggatgattcatcttgggtgtcattagacgagattgagctaaataataagttagagtatatcgaggaaccgattgctatactcgatgagaaggtcaaaaggttgagacataaagaggtaagcAGTGGTGAAGCCAGAATTTAAGGTGGATGGGGTCATAAAATAATATTGTAATAATATTGTAATGTAACAATTTCAAAAAATTTAATTTACAAACCTTGATTAAGTACTATCATAAAATACCAAGTTACTTTTTAACACAATTGTCCCCTACGAGATTTCATCCGTTGGAAacgatccataacttcttcatctgTAACACTAGTAAGTGCTTCTCTTTCTATGGCACCAAGAAGACACCAGTTCAAATATTCATCATTCATTCGATTACGCAAATCTGATTTCACAAGCTTCATTGTTGAAAAACACCTCTCGACCGTTGCAGTTGCAACGGGCAAAACTAAAGTAAGTTTTAATAACCGATAGACATAGTGAAATGAAATATGTTTTTCAGTGTCAACCATCAATCTAGCAAGGTCGGCAAGCCCTTTTAAGTTCAAAAATCTATCAT
This genomic interval carries:
- the LOC139900408 gene encoding uncharacterized protein — its product is MAALSPRNSFYMFDASKLMKLSEMYPMDFNQTERDHLKRELDVYYEVVRRDDRFLNLKGLADLARLMVDTEKHISFHYVYRLLKLTLVLPVATATVERCFSTMKLVKSDLRNRMNDEYLNWCLLGAIEREALTSVTDEEVMDRFQRMKSRRGQLC